In a single window of the Sphingobium cloacae genome:
- a CDS encoding usg protein, with product MIDRGFIAQLRGYGLTTAEIHYYRPDAPSLLQLFVWQEYDLAPDFPVLFDFLDHWRREIEAALHSVRIAHEGLIRPTEWNAVDGVISIQ from the coding sequence GTGATCGACCGGGGATTTATTGCGCAGCTGCGCGGCTATGGCCTGACGACTGCGGAAATCCACTATTATCGTCCGGACGCGCCTTCGCTTCTCCAGCTATTCGTCTGGCAGGAATATGATCTCGCTCCAGACTTTCCCGTGCTGTTCGATTTTCTCGACCACTGGCGTCGCGAGATCGAGGCGGCGCTCCATTCTGTGCGCATAGCCCATGAAGGGCTGATACGCCCTACGGAATGGAACGCCGTCGACGGCGTGATTTCGATTCAGTGA